A section of the Papio anubis isolate 15944 chromosome 4, Panubis1.0, whole genome shotgun sequence genome encodes:
- the FEZF1 gene encoding fez family zinc finger protein 1 isoform X1: MDSSCHNATTKMLATAPARGNMMSTSKPLAFSIERIMARTPEPKALPVPHFLQGALPKGEPKHSLHLNSSIPCMIPFVPVAYDTSPKAGVTSSEQRKASLEAPAAPAAVPSAPAFSCNDLLNCALSLKGDLARDALPLQQYKLVRPRVVNHSSFHAMGALCYLNRGDGPCHPAAGVNIHPVASYFLSSPLHPQPKTYLAERNKLVVPAVEKYPSGVAFKDLSQAQLQHYMKESAQLLSEKIAFKTSDFSRGSPNAKPKVFTCEVCGKVFNAHYNLTRHMPVHTGARPFVCKVCGKGFRQASTLCRHKIIHTQEKPHKCNQCGKAFNRSSTLNTHTRIHAGYKPFVCEFCGKGFHQKGNYKNHKLTHSGEKQFKCNICNKAFHQVYNLTFHMHTHNDKKPFTCPTCGKGFCRNFDLKKHVRKLHDSSLGLARTPAGEPGTEPPPPLQQQPPVTLPPLQAPLPTPGPLQPGLHQGHQ, from the exons ATGGACAGTAGCTGCCACAACGCGACTACCAAAATGTTAGCGACTGCTCCAGCTCGGGGCAACATGATGAGCACGTCCAAACCCTTGGCTTTCTCCATTGAACGAATCATGGCGCGCACCCCCGAGCCCAAGGCCCTGCCAGTCCCCCACTTCCTGCAGGGAGCCTTACCCAAGGGGGAACCCAAGCACTCTCTGCATCTCAACTCGTCGATTCCCTGCATGATCCCTTTCGTGCCTGTGGCGTACGACACGAGCCCCAAGGCAGGAGTGACGAGTTCCGAGCAGCGGAAGGCCAGTCTGGAGGCCCCGGCTGCGCCCGCGGCGGTGCCCTCGGCGCCGGCATTCAGCTGCAACGACCTGCTCAACTGCGCACTGAGTCTCAAGGGCGACCTGGCCCGCGACGCGCTGCCGCTGCAGCAGTACAAGCTGGTAAGGCCGCGTGTGGTCAACCACTCTTCATTCCACGCCATGGGCGCCTTGTGCTACCTGAACCGAGGTGACGGCCCGTGCCACCCGGCAGCCGGCGTGAACATCCACCCGGTGGCCTCCTACTTCCTCAGTTCCCCTTTGCACCCGCAGCCAAAAACGTATTTAGCCGAAAGGAATAAACTGGTGGTCCCGGCGGTGGAGAAATACCCTTCTGGAGTAGCGTTCAAAGACCTGTCCCAGGCTCAGCTGCAGCATTACATGAAAGAAAGCGCCCAGCTTCTGTCGGAAAAAATCGCGTTCAAAACCTCGGACTTCAGCCGAGGCTCTCCTAATGCCAAGCCCAAAGTTTTCACTTGCGAAGTGTGTGGAAAG GTCTTTAATGCGCACTATAACTTAACCCGTCACATGCCAGTGCACACAGGAGCCAGACCCTTCGTTTGCAAAGTGTGCGGAAAAGGTTTCAGGCAAGCAAGCACCCTGTGCCGGCACAAGATCATTCACACGCAG GAAAAACCTCACAAATGTAACCAGTGTGGCAAAGCATTTAATAGAAGTTCTACTTTAAACACTCATACCCGAATACATGCGGGCTACAAACCGTTTGTGTGTGAATTCTGTGGCAAAGGGTTTCATCAAAAAG GGAATTACAAAAACCACAAGTTGACCCACAGCGGGGAGAAGCAGTTCAAGTGCAATATCTGCAACAAGGCTTTCCACCAGGTTTACAACCTCACTTTCCACATGCACACCCACAACGACAAGAAGCCTTTCACCTGCCCCACGTGCGGCAAGGGTTTCTGCAGGAACTTTGACCTCAAGAAGCATGTCCGCAAGCTGCACGACAGCAGCCTGGGGCTGGCCCGCACGCCAGCTGGCGAACCAGGCACTGAACCGCCGCCCCCGCTACAGCAGCAGCCGCCGGTGACGCTGCCTCCTCTGCAGGCGCCGCTGCCAACCCCGGGGCCCCTGCAGCCCGGGCTCCACCAGGGCCACCAGTGA
- the FEZF1 gene encoding fez family zinc finger protein 1 isoform X2 translates to MDSSCHNATTKMLATAPARGNMMSTSKPLAFSIERIMARTPEPKALPVPHFLQGALPKGEPKHSLHLNSSIPCMIPFVPVAYDTSPKAGVTSSEQRKASLEAPAAPAAVPSAPAFSCNDLLNCALSLKGDLARDALPLQQYKLPKTYLAERNKLVVPAVEKYPSGVAFKDLSQAQLQHYMKESAQLLSEKIAFKTSDFSRGSPNAKPKVFTCEVCGKVFNAHYNLTRHMPVHTGARPFVCKVCGKGFRQASTLCRHKIIHTQEKPHKCNQCGKAFNRSSTLNTHTRIHAGYKPFVCEFCGKGFHQKGNYKNHKLTHSGEKQFKCNICNKAFHQVYNLTFHMHTHNDKKPFTCPTCGKGFCRNFDLKKHVRKLHDSSLGLARTPAGEPGTEPPPPLQQQPPVTLPPLQAPLPTPGPLQPGLHQGHQ, encoded by the exons ATGGACAGTAGCTGCCACAACGCGACTACCAAAATGTTAGCGACTGCTCCAGCTCGGGGCAACATGATGAGCACGTCCAAACCCTTGGCTTTCTCCATTGAACGAATCATGGCGCGCACCCCCGAGCCCAAGGCCCTGCCAGTCCCCCACTTCCTGCAGGGAGCCTTACCCAAGGGGGAACCCAAGCACTCTCTGCATCTCAACTCGTCGATTCCCTGCATGATCCCTTTCGTGCCTGTGGCGTACGACACGAGCCCCAAGGCAGGAGTGACGAGTTCCGAGCAGCGGAAGGCCAGTCTGGAGGCCCCGGCTGCGCCCGCGGCGGTGCCCTCGGCGCCGGCATTCAGCTGCAACGACCTGCTCAACTGCGCACTGAGTCTCAAGGGCGACCTGGCCCGCGACGCGCTGCCGCTGCAGCAGTACAAGCTG CCAAAAACGTATTTAGCCGAAAGGAATAAACTGGTGGTCCCGGCGGTGGAGAAATACCCTTCTGGAGTAGCGTTCAAAGACCTGTCCCAGGCTCAGCTGCAGCATTACATGAAAGAAAGCGCCCAGCTTCTGTCGGAAAAAATCGCGTTCAAAACCTCGGACTTCAGCCGAGGCTCTCCTAATGCCAAGCCCAAAGTTTTCACTTGCGAAGTGTGTGGAAAG GTCTTTAATGCGCACTATAACTTAACCCGTCACATGCCAGTGCACACAGGAGCCAGACCCTTCGTTTGCAAAGTGTGCGGAAAAGGTTTCAGGCAAGCAAGCACCCTGTGCCGGCACAAGATCATTCACACGCAG GAAAAACCTCACAAATGTAACCAGTGTGGCAAAGCATTTAATAGAAGTTCTACTTTAAACACTCATACCCGAATACATGCGGGCTACAAACCGTTTGTGTGTGAATTCTGTGGCAAAGGGTTTCATCAAAAAG GGAATTACAAAAACCACAAGTTGACCCACAGCGGGGAGAAGCAGTTCAAGTGCAATATCTGCAACAAGGCTTTCCACCAGGTTTACAACCTCACTTTCCACATGCACACCCACAACGACAAGAAGCCTTTCACCTGCCCCACGTGCGGCAAGGGTTTCTGCAGGAACTTTGACCTCAAGAAGCATGTCCGCAAGCTGCACGACAGCAGCCTGGGGCTGGCCCGCACGCCAGCTGGCGAACCAGGCACTGAACCGCCGCCCCCGCTACAGCAGCAGCCGCCGGTGACGCTGCCTCCTCTGCAGGCGCCGCTGCCAACCCCGGGGCCCCTGCAGCCCGGGCTCCACCAGGGCCACCAGTGA